The Oceanispirochaeta sp. M1 genome includes a window with the following:
- a CDS encoding helix-turn-helix domain-containing protein, giving the protein MKLMSNSLEIVIDNILDFSNLLAIDNIFNDYVRISDKKYFEQFSDISFNYSDQDYRRLYEYLNIRGEIYDTLETMTLSNEFIESIYFLDSSRNIVFKNGRLPQSFESFPDKAWYKVVKNSELLPYIMSIRTIENEDQSQKNIISIISENIEEDIPFIINVDAEILYRKIISNVGWDPDNIFFILSKEGKPLLYSSKDSQIINKISILAENNTASKSESLLIDDREFLISSLKIDPLGWTVYSATDAKNLNRVLSPYRIRIFILSMLFFPLSLLLAYYLSQKLYKPIRNLSTYVRTLNQDDETNTASENEDLGLIWETLKTSELREKKLEEKFRESLPAYRKDFLKRLLSSHSYDISDILDRLKYIDSPLSAENLAVIIIQPDNSDSRSLSISDRVILGLEIEQILQDTFFQTFFGEYLSISSSEYCIIFNLPHSDLKSSSIEIEDLINSLTSQMSMQFTFGIGSPARTVFELNKSYSEAIDAIRLRSLADTGHAIFYEDLKIGETEITTYDFGTKISLLKDCIKRGNSEESVHFMNEIYHDLTNLKNTLSYRRAKQIYITALNEIYNAINDLGLDSDELIAKENPFGELLSLGTITDINNWMITLLKDVTGKIKNLSEEKKNKKIETIIAYIDKECGQDINLNIIADKINLNPSYISRLFKEHMKLSFIDYLTDVRIKKAMRLLKETDLKIQEIGSEVGYFNSNYFIRLFKKKTGRTPGEYRQLLK; this is encoded by the coding sequence ATGAAATTAATGAGTAACTCTCTGGAAATTGTAATTGATAATATTCTTGATTTTTCAAACCTGCTTGCAATTGATAACATATTTAATGACTACGTTAGAATTTCAGACAAAAAATATTTCGAGCAGTTCAGTGACATCTCTTTCAACTACAGTGATCAGGATTATAGAAGGCTTTATGAATACCTTAATATTCGAGGGGAGATTTATGATACTCTTGAAACAATGACTCTCTCTAATGAGTTTATTGAATCTATTTATTTCTTAGATTCATCAAGGAATATCGTTTTCAAAAATGGGAGGCTTCCACAGTCATTTGAGTCTTTTCCTGATAAAGCCTGGTATAAGGTTGTGAAAAATAGTGAATTACTGCCTTATATAATGTCAATCAGAACCATAGAAAATGAGGACCAGAGTCAAAAGAATATCATTTCTATCATTTCGGAAAATATTGAAGAAGATATTCCCTTTATTATAAATGTTGATGCAGAAATCCTATATCGGAAAATCATCAGTAATGTTGGTTGGGATCCGGATAATATCTTTTTTATTCTCTCAAAGGAAGGGAAACCTCTTTTATATTCCTCAAAAGACAGTCAGATAATTAATAAGATATCTATTTTGGCAGAGAATAATACAGCTTCAAAATCTGAATCTCTTTTAATTGATGACAGGGAGTTTCTGATAAGCAGTTTAAAGATTGATCCATTGGGTTGGACAGTGTATTCAGCAACTGATGCTAAGAATCTTAATAGAGTATTGAGTCCATATCGGATTCGTATCTTCATACTGTCTATGTTGTTCTTCCCATTATCACTATTGCTTGCCTATTACCTCAGTCAGAAACTCTATAAACCAATTAGAAACTTATCCACTTATGTAAGAACGCTAAATCAGGATGATGAGACAAATACTGCTTCTGAAAATGAAGATCTGGGCTTGATCTGGGAAACTCTAAAGACATCTGAATTGAGAGAAAAAAAACTTGAAGAGAAATTCAGAGAAAGTCTTCCTGCTTATCGTAAAGATTTCCTGAAGCGTCTTTTAAGCAGTCATAGTTATGATATTAGTGATATTTTAGATCGCTTGAAATATATTGACTCTCCATTGAGTGCTGAAAATCTTGCAGTTATCATAATTCAACCTGATAATTCCGACAGTCGATCCCTCTCCATTTCTGATAGAGTCATTCTGGGATTAGAAATTGAACAGATTCTTCAGGATACTTTCTTCCAAACTTTTTTTGGAGAATATCTGTCGATCTCCTCAAGTGAATATTGCATAATTTTCAACCTTCCCCATTCTGATTTAAAATCATCTTCTATAGAAATTGAAGACCTTATCAATTCCCTCACAAGCCAGATGTCAATGCAATTTACATTTGGAATCGGATCTCCAGCAAGAACTGTATTTGAACTGAATAAGTCCTATTCTGAAGCAATAGATGCTATTAGACTTAGGTCTTTAGCAGATACAGGGCATGCTATTTTTTATGAAGACTTGAAAATTGGTGAAACAGAAATCACTACTTATGATTTTGGGACGAAAATAAGTCTTTTAAAAGATTGTATCAAGCGGGGCAATTCAGAAGAGTCTGTCCATTTTATGAATGAAATCTATCATGACTTAACAAATTTGAAAAACACATTGAGCTATAGAAGGGCTAAGCAAATATACATCACAGCTTTGAATGAGATTTACAATGCCATCAATGATCTTGGTTTGGACTCAGATGAGCTTATTGCAAAAGAAAATCCATTTGGAGAGCTTTTATCATTGGGGACTATCACAGATATTAACAATTGGATGATCACCCTTCTGAAGGATGTGACTGGTAAGATCAAGAACCTCTCTGAAGAGAAAAAGAATAAGAAGATCGAGACGATTATTGCATATATTGATAAAGAGTGCGGTCAGGATATCAATCTTAATATTATCGCCGATAAGATCAATCTTAATCCCTCCTATATCAGCCGTCTGTTTAAGGAACATATGAAACTCTCTTTCATAGACTATCTGACTGATGTGCGAATCAAAAAAGCAATGAGACTCTTAAAAGAAACGGATTTAAAAATACAGGAAATTGGATCTGAAGTCGGTTATTTTAACAGTAACTATTTTATCAGACTCTTTAAGAAGAAAACGGGTAGAACCCCGGGTGAATACAGGCAACTGCTTAAGTAG